A DNA window from Caulobacter mirabilis contains the following coding sequences:
- a CDS encoding aspartyl protease family protein, which yields MLSRRDFAAGLGGLAVAPRVLAEEFPDTPVQIDARQDRYDRLTIPVRLGDGPPHDFVVDTGADCSVLAIDLAESLALPPGKPVLVHGITGAQMTPTVKAPPLVVGGVALKRREFPILPRDRLGADGLLGVDVLQRRRLIMDFKARRFEIQATSPHHGGGGGVRSALVPAHDSFGRLTVIDARAYGALATAFVDSGGGMTIVNETLAAAVRKRGYWREPAQRVMLTGVTQHVLYGEVRLLDRLALGDLKFRNVPVVVSDLHLFNQWGLTGKAAILLGANVLRLFSRIELDYGRRQMLFQAGREPTPLAA from the coding sequence ATGCTGAGCCGTCGAGACTTCGCCGCCGGCCTGGGGGGGCTGGCGGTCGCGCCCCGGGTCCTGGCCGAGGAATTCCCCGACACGCCCGTCCAGATCGACGCGCGCCAGGACCGCTACGACCGCCTCACCATCCCGGTCCGGCTGGGCGACGGCCCGCCCCATGACTTCGTCGTCGACACCGGCGCGGACTGCAGCGTGCTGGCGATCGATCTCGCCGAAAGCCTCGCGCTGCCGCCCGGGAAGCCGGTGCTGGTGCACGGGATCACCGGGGCCCAGATGACCCCCACGGTCAAGGCGCCGCCCCTGGTCGTGGGCGGGGTGGCGCTGAAGCGCCGGGAGTTCCCCATCCTGCCCCGGGACCGCCTGGGCGCCGACGGCCTGCTGGGCGTCGACGTCCTGCAGCGGCGACGGCTGATCATGGACTTCAAGGCGCGCCGGTTCGAGATCCAGGCGACCAGCCCCCATCACGGCGGGGGCGGCGGCGTGCGGTCGGCCCTGGTGCCGGCGCACGACAGCTTCGGCCGCCTGACGGTCATCGACGCGCGGGCCTACGGCGCCCTGGCGACCGCGTTCGTCGACTCGGGCGGCGGCATGACCATCGTCAACGAGACGCTGGCCGCGGCCGTCCGAAAGCGCGGCTACTGGCGAGAGCCCGCCCAGCGCGTGATGCTGACCGGCGTCACCCAGCACGTCCTGTACGGCGAGGTGCGGCTGCTCGACCGGCTGGCGCTGGGGGACCTGAAGTTCCGCAACGTGCCGGTCGTGGTCAGCGACCTGCACCTGTTCAACCAATGGGGCCTGACCGGCAAGGCGGCGATCCTGCTGGGGGCCAATGTGCTGCGTCTGTTCTCCCGGATCGAGCTCGACTACGGCCGGCGGCAGATGCTCTTCCAAGCCGGGCGGGAGCCGACGCCGCTGGCCGCCTGA
- a CDS encoding enoyl-CoA hydratase, whose protein sequence is MLLVDKQDGIAVVTLNRPEAMNALSKALRSELYRAMVALDADPEVSVVILTGAGERAFTAGLDLKELGSDAGAMSAANAEGAEENPVKAIELCKKPVIGAINGVAITGGFEVALACDVLIASENARFADTHARVGIMPGWGLSQKLSRLIGLYRAKELSLTGNFLDARKAEAWGLVSRVVPAEDLLPTARKLAADMATIPVETLAAYKRIIDDGFALSFGEGLALEHARSSKLNRQVTPEAVEARRAGIQARARTQ, encoded by the coding sequence ATGCTGCTGGTCGACAAACAGGACGGGATCGCCGTCGTCACCCTGAACCGCCCGGAGGCGATGAACGCCCTCAGCAAGGCGCTGCGGTCGGAGCTTTACCGGGCCATGGTCGCGCTGGACGCCGATCCGGAGGTCAGCGTCGTCATCCTGACCGGCGCGGGCGAGCGGGCCTTCACCGCCGGCCTGGATCTGAAGGAGCTGGGCTCCGACGCCGGCGCCATGAGCGCGGCCAACGCCGAGGGCGCCGAGGAGAACCCCGTGAAGGCCATCGAGCTGTGCAAGAAGCCGGTCATCGGCGCGATCAACGGCGTCGCCATCACCGGCGGCTTCGAGGTGGCGCTGGCCTGCGACGTGCTGATCGCCTCGGAGAACGCCCGTTTCGCCGACACCCACGCACGCGTCGGGATCATGCCGGGCTGGGGCCTGTCGCAGAAGCTGTCGCGGCTGATCGGCCTCTACCGCGCCAAGGAGCTGAGCCTCACCGGCAACTTCCTGGACGCGCGAAAGGCCGAGGCCTGGGGCCTGGTCAGCCGGGTCGTCCCGGCCGAGGACCTGCTGCCGACCGCCCGCAAGCTGGCGGCCGACATGGCCACCATCCCGGTCGAGACCCTGGCCGCCTACAAGCGGATCATCGACGACGGCTTCGCCCTGAGCTTCGGCGAAGGCCTGGCGCTGGAGCATGCGCGGTCCAGCAAGCTGAACCGCCAGGTGACCCCGGAGGCCGTCGAGGCGCGTCGCGCCGGCATCCAGGCCCGCGCCCGGACGCAGTAG
- a CDS encoding serine hydrolase domain-containing protein — MREAIIGTTRRAALAGLAAAGAAGPASAAERCRGRADYAGAALHASPPPEVFAQAATPATGAFPAEPVQALDAAFADVAARLKTDTLTAALVRPGGGAWSSVKTAEAAAPDRFFWASAGKAFTAVVVLQLVAEGRLSLADRLDRWDRDFPNSGLITVDDLLRHTSGLYSFQEDPGLRAKPGWKTPAQALDVARRGPAGFCPGGSWAYSNTGYVLLGRIIEAVDGRPYAASITARIIEPLGLKRTVAIGPDGVPADIPRPASGDGSSDDLRTPFAAGAVAASAPDMIAFWQGLFGGRLIPIEVVRGQFERLYPMFGQTGLFYGRGVMLYDLPGQAAGESELWLGHSGGMPGLKAVVAYSLRRRAWVAVAFLGDGPAEAAANLLLRAAS; from the coding sequence ATGCGCGAGGCGATCATCGGAACCACGCGCCGGGCCGCGCTCGCCGGCCTGGCTGCAGCGGGGGCGGCGGGCCCTGCCTCGGCCGCCGAGCGCTGTCGCGGGCGGGCGGACTACGCCGGCGCCGCGCTGCACGCCTCGCCGCCGCCCGAGGTCTTCGCGCAGGCGGCGACCCCGGCGACCGGGGCCTTTCCGGCCGAGCCGGTCCAGGCGCTGGACGCCGCCTTCGCCGATGTCGCCGCGCGGCTGAAGACCGACACCCTGACGGCGGCGCTGGTCCGCCCCGGCGGCGGGGCCTGGAGCAGCGTGAAAACGGCCGAGGCGGCGGCGCCGGATCGCTTCTTCTGGGCCAGCGCGGGCAAGGCCTTCACCGCGGTGGTCGTGCTGCAGCTGGTCGCCGAGGGGCGGCTGTCGCTGGCCGACCGGCTGGACCGCTGGGATCGCGACTTTCCGAACAGCGGCCTGATCACGGTCGACGACCTGCTGCGCCACACCAGCGGCCTGTACAGCTTTCAGGAGGATCCGGGCCTGCGCGCTAAGCCGGGCTGGAAGACGCCGGCCCAGGCGCTGGACGTGGCCCGCCGCGGGCCGGCCGGCTTCTGCCCTGGCGGGAGCTGGGCCTACAGCAACACCGGCTATGTCCTGCTCGGCAGGATCATCGAGGCCGTCGACGGCCGGCCCTACGCGGCGTCGATCACGGCGCGGATCATCGAGCCGCTGGGGCTGAAGCGAACCGTGGCGATCGGTCCCGACGGCGTTCCGGCGGACATCCCCCGGCCCGCGTCGGGGGACGGTTCGTCGGACGATCTGCGCACGCCCTTCGCCGCCGGCGCCGTGGCGGCCTCGGCTCCGGACATGATCGCCTTCTGGCAGGGCCTGTTCGGCGGCCGGCTGATCCCGATCGAGGTCGTGCGCGGGCAGTTCGAGCGGCTGTATCCGATGTTCGGCCAGACCGGCCTGTTCTACGGCCGCGGGGTGATGCTCTACGACCTGCCCGGCCAGGCGGCGGGCGAGAGCGAGCTGTGGCTGGGCCATTCCGGCGGCATGCCGGGCCTGAAGGCCGTGGTCGCCTATTCGCTCCGGCGCCGGGCTTGGGTCGCGGTCGCCTTCCTGGGCGACGGCCCGGCCGAGGCCGCGGCCAATCTGCTGCTGCGCGCGGCGTCCTGA
- a CDS encoding GNAT family N-acetyltransferase, with product MILETERLVLAPVTAEDAALLFPVMADPEVMAHVDAALMDDPDIALAFVEGQVGEMERDEALYWSVRTTADRRYLGACDLSDIDWRHHRAEVGFILARPAWGQGYGYEAMQAVLAHAASLGLRRLWARTQVGDNASEKLLVKLGFEMEGYLKGHVDRDGDRRDCRLWGLLL from the coding sequence ATGATTCTCGAAACCGAGCGTCTGGTGCTCGCCCCGGTCACCGCCGAGGACGCCGCCCTGCTCTTCCCTGTGATGGCCGATCCCGAGGTGATGGCCCACGTCGACGCCGCCCTGATGGACGATCCGGACATCGCCCTGGCCTTCGTCGAGGGCCAGGTCGGCGAGATGGAGCGGGACGAGGCCCTCTACTGGTCGGTGCGCACCACGGCCGACCGGCGCTACCTCGGCGCCTGCGACCTGTCGGACATCGACTGGCGGCATCACCGGGCCGAGGTCGGCTTCATCCTGGCCCGGCCGGCCTGGGGCCAGGGCTACGGCTACGAGGCCATGCAGGCGGTTCTCGCCCATGCCGCCTCGCTGGGCCTGCGCCGCCTCTGGGCCCGCACCCAGGTCGGCGACAACGCCTCCGAGAAGCTGCTGGTCAAGCTCGGCTTCGAGATGGAGGGCTACCTCAAGGGCCATGTCGACCGTGACGGCGACCGCCGCGACTGCCGGCTGTGGGGCCTGCTGCTGTAG
- the rpmF gene encoding 50S ribosomal protein L32 — protein sequence MAVPKRKVSPSRRNMRRSHHALGANSFVEDKDTGELRRPHHVDLKTGMYRGRQVLTPKED from the coding sequence ATGGCCGTTCCTAAGCGAAAAGTATCCCCGTCTCGCCGCAACATGCGTCGTTCGCACCACGCCCTCGGCGCCAACAGCTTCGTGGAAGACAAGGACACCGGCGAGCTGCGCCGTCCGCACCATGTCGATCTGAAGACCGGCATGTACCGCGGCCGCCAGGTCCTGACCCCGAAGGAAGACTGA
- a CDS encoding retroviral-like aspartic protease family protein: MDWNRRSIVAALGALAPSAVAWAEPAPETGVNLKTGRDDQERMTIPVRIGNVEGYDFVVDTGADRSVLASDVAAALGLPAGRKVLIHGITGQEVTATVRCPALKVGEVTLPPQELPVIDRPRLGADGLLGMDVLQNRRLTLDFRQRRLDIRAASGASPARLDPRWVIVPTDGVHGHLTIISARVGTIAATAFVDSGASMTIANPALAQAMRSRRRWQSSAPQVTLAGVTDHAVTGEGRIIPQLRLGTMSFSHVPVVVCDLHLFRQWRLDDRPAILLGVDVLRMFAKVELDYGRRRLLFRAGQAPPPLMA; this comes from the coding sequence ATGGACTGGAACCGCCGCAGCATCGTCGCCGCCCTTGGGGCGCTGGCGCCGAGCGCGGTCGCTTGGGCCGAGCCAGCGCCGGAGACCGGCGTGAACCTCAAGACCGGACGCGATGACCAGGAGCGGATGACGATCCCCGTGCGGATCGGCAATGTCGAGGGCTACGATTTCGTGGTCGACACCGGCGCGGATCGCAGCGTGCTGGCCTCGGACGTGGCCGCTGCGCTGGGCCTGCCGGCGGGGCGGAAGGTCCTGATCCACGGCATCACCGGCCAGGAGGTGACCGCGACGGTGCGTTGTCCGGCGCTGAAGGTCGGCGAGGTGACCCTGCCGCCCCAGGAACTGCCGGTGATAGACCGGCCGCGGCTCGGCGCCGACGGACTGCTGGGCATGGACGTGCTGCAGAACCGCAGGCTGACCCTGGATTTCCGCCAGCGGCGGCTGGATATCCGCGCCGCCTCCGGCGCCTCGCCGGCCCGCCTCGATCCGCGATGGGTGATCGTGCCGACAGACGGGGTCCATGGTCATCTGACCATCATCAGCGCCAGGGTCGGGACGATCGCCGCGACGGCCTTCGTCGATTCCGGGGCCAGCATGACCATCGCCAATCCGGCCCTGGCCCAGGCGATGCGGTCGCGGCGACGCTGGCAAAGCTCCGCGCCGCAGGTCACGCTGGCCGGCGTCACCGATCATGCCGTCACCGGGGAGGGGCGGATCATTCCGCAGTTGCGCCTCGGGACGATGAGCTTCAGCCATGTGCCGGTGGTGGTCTGCGACCTGCACCTGTTCCGGCAATGGCGGCTCGACGACCGGCCGGCCATTCTGCTCGGCGTCGACGTCCTGCGAATGTTCGCCAAGGTCGAGCTGGACTACGGCCGGCGGCGGCTGCTGTTCCGAGCAGGCCAGGCTCCGCCGCCGCTGATGGCTTGA
- a CDS encoding VOC family protein, producing the protein MLGYVTIGSNDMERSLAFYDAVFEPLGGKRMMNTGRGWIYGADRPCIGITTPYDEQTATAGNGSMTALAAPTRAMVDAVYAKAREMGAPCEGAPGVRGDNPDGFYGAYFRDPDGNKLCVFKFGPA; encoded by the coding sequence ATGCTTGGCTATGTGACCATCGGATCGAACGACATGGAGCGTTCGCTGGCCTTCTACGACGCGGTGTTCGAACCGCTCGGCGGCAAGCGGATGATGAACACGGGCCGCGGCTGGATCTACGGCGCCGACCGCCCCTGCATCGGGATCACCACGCCCTATGACGAGCAGACGGCGACGGCCGGCAACGGCTCGATGACCGCCCTGGCGGCGCCGACGCGGGCCATGGTCGACGCGGTCTACGCCAAGGCCCGCGAGATGGGCGCGCCATGCGAAGGCGCGCCGGGCGTGCGCGGCGACAACCCTGACGGCTTCTACGGCGCCTATTTCCGCGACCCGGACGGCAACAAGCTCTGCGTCTTCAAGTTCGGGCCCGCCTGA
- a CDS encoding GNAT family N-acetyltransferase, with product MEIRTERLLLRPARSSDVDGMHAIFSDPEAMAHWSTAPHEDRGQTEAWINLMLDAQAAGPTLDFIIERDGEAIGKVGFWRPPELGYILRRDHWGQGLASEALAAVIRAAFTGGGLEEIHAEVDPNNLASVRLLEKHGFERTGFAPRTLEINGVWFDSLYFVLKRDRDPALKSAGV from the coding sequence ATGGAAATCCGCACCGAACGGCTGCTGCTCCGTCCCGCCCGGTCTTCGGACGTGGACGGCATGCACGCCATCTTCAGCGATCCGGAAGCCATGGCTCACTGGTCGACGGCCCCCCACGAGGATCGCGGCCAGACCGAGGCCTGGATCAACCTGATGCTGGACGCCCAGGCGGCCGGCCCGACCCTGGACTTCATCATCGAGCGCGACGGAGAGGCGATCGGCAAGGTCGGCTTCTGGCGCCCGCCTGAGCTCGGCTACATCCTGCGTCGCGACCACTGGGGGCAGGGGCTGGCGAGCGAGGCCCTGGCCGCGGTGATTCGCGCCGCGTTCACGGGCGGAGGCCTGGAAGAGATTCACGCCGAAGTCGATCCGAACAACCTTGCGTCCGTTCGGCTGCTGGAGAAGCACGGCTTTGAGCGTACGGGCTTCGCCCCGCGTACGCTGGAGATCAACGGGGTCTGGTTCGACAGCCTCTACTTCGTCCTGAAGCGGGATCGCGACCCGGCCTTGAAATCGGCGGGGGTTTGA
- a CDS encoding CTP synthase translates to MARYIFITGGVVSSLGKGLASAALGALLQARGYKVRLRKLDPYLNVDPGTMSPYQHGEVFVTDDGAETDLDLGHYERFTGVNASRADNITTGQIYKTIIEKERRGDYLGATVQVIPHVTNEIKDFVLSPAVDENGDEADFVLVEIGGTVGDIEGLPFFEAIRQLRQELPRGDSCYIHLTLLPFIKTAGEMKTKPTQHSVKELRSIGIQPDILLCRCEQPIPAEEKRKIGQFCNVRPSAVIQAMDSSSIYAVPIDYHEQGLDREVLDVFGIRDAKAPDLSRWQQIDHITTNPDGEVTVAVVGKYTVLKDAYKSLIEALHHGGVANKVKVNLDWVESETFEGDDGAAAERLENAHAILVPGGFGERGAEGKIRAAQFARERKVPYFGICFGMQMAVIETLRNVAGVEGASSTEFGPTDEPAVGLMTEWTQGNERVARQEGDDLGGTMRLGAYEAMLTPGSKVAEIYGSDDIFERHRHRYEVNIGYCDRMEEAGLKLTGRSPDGVLPEIVERPDHPWFIGVQYHPELKSRPFAPHPLFASFIAAAKEQSRLV, encoded by the coding sequence ATGGCCCGGTACATCTTCATCACCGGCGGCGTGGTTTCCTCATTGGGAAAAGGTCTCGCGTCCGCCGCTCTTGGCGCGCTCCTGCAGGCTCGCGGCTACAAAGTCCGCCTGCGCAAGCTCGACCCCTATCTGAACGTCGACCCCGGTACGATGAGTCCGTACCAGCACGGCGAGGTCTTCGTGACCGATGATGGGGCCGAGACCGACCTCGACCTGGGGCACTACGAGCGCTTCACCGGCGTGAACGCGTCCCGCGCGGACAACATCACGACCGGTCAGATCTACAAGACGATCATTGAGAAGGAGCGTCGCGGGGACTACCTCGGCGCGACCGTCCAGGTGATCCCGCACGTCACCAACGAGATCAAGGACTTCGTCCTGTCTCCGGCCGTGGACGAGAACGGCGACGAGGCCGATTTCGTCCTGGTCGAGATCGGCGGCACGGTCGGCGACATCGAGGGGCTGCCGTTCTTCGAGGCGATCCGCCAGCTGCGCCAGGAACTGCCGCGCGGCGACAGCTGCTACATCCACCTGACGCTGCTGCCGTTCATCAAGACGGCCGGCGAGATGAAGACCAAGCCGACGCAGCACTCGGTGAAGGAGCTGCGCTCGATCGGCATCCAGCCGGACATCCTGCTGTGTCGCTGCGAGCAGCCGATCCCGGCCGAGGAGAAGCGCAAGATCGGCCAGTTCTGCAACGTGCGGCCGAGCGCGGTGATCCAGGCGATGGACTCCTCGTCCATCTACGCCGTGCCGATCGACTATCACGAGCAGGGCCTGGACCGCGAAGTGCTGGACGTGTTCGGCATCCGCGACGCCAAGGCGCCGGACCTGAGCCGCTGGCAGCAGATCGACCACATCACCACCAACCCCGACGGGGAGGTCACGGTGGCCGTGGTCGGCAAGTACACCGTGCTGAAGGACGCCTATAAGTCGCTGATCGAGGCGCTCCACCACGGCGGCGTGGCCAACAAGGTCAAGGTCAACCTCGACTGGGTCGAGAGCGAGACCTTCGAGGGCGACGACGGCGCGGCCGCCGAGCGGCTGGAGAACGCCCACGCCATCCTGGTGCCCGGCGGCTTCGGCGAGCGCGGCGCGGAAGGCAAGATCCGCGCGGCCCAGTTCGCCCGCGAACGGAAGGTGCCCTACTTCGGCATCTGTTTCGGCATGCAGATGGCGGTGATCGAGACCCTGCGGAACGTCGCCGGGGTCGAGGGCGCCTCGTCGACCGAGTTCGGCCCGACGGACGAACCGGCGGTCGGCCTGATGACCGAATGGACCCAGGGCAACGAGCGGGTCGCCCGCCAGGAAGGCGACGACCTGGGCGGCACGATGCGTCTGGGGGCCTACGAGGCGATGCTGACGCCGGGGTCGAAGGTGGCCGAGATCTACGGCTCCGACGACATCTTCGAGCGCCATCGGCATCGCTACGAGGTCAACATCGGCTACTGCGACCGCATGGAGGAGGCCGGGCTGAAACTGACCGGCCGTTCGCCGGACGGCGTTCTGCCCGAGATCGTCGAGCGCCCGGACCATCCCTGGTTCATCGGCGTGCAGTACCATCCCGAGCTCAAGAGCCGCCCGTTCGCCCCGCACCCGCTGTTCGCCAGCTTCATCGCGGCGGCCAAGGAGCAGAGCCGGCTGGTGTGA
- the secG gene encoding preprotein translocase subunit SecG produces MLMHILLVIHIIVCVLLIGFVLLQQSEGGALGMGGGPSGFMTARGAGNFMTRTTWILFGVFLVLSVILTILVGHERSKTSVVGRGGVIEQKLDPNALKPPVQPQAPGAAGAPATGGLTAPTPQVNQPALGTLLEEAAKPAQPAQPAQQPAPKGQ; encoded by the coding sequence ATGCTGATGCATATCCTGCTCGTCATCCACATCATCGTCTGCGTGCTGCTGATCGGCTTCGTGCTGCTGCAGCAGTCGGAGGGCGGCGCGCTGGGCATGGGCGGCGGCCCGTCGGGCTTCATGACGGCGCGGGGCGCGGGCAACTTCATGACCCGCACCACCTGGATCCTGTTCGGCGTGTTCCTGGTCCTCAGCGTGATTCTGACCATCCTGGTCGGTCACGAGCGTTCGAAGACCTCGGTCGTCGGCCGCGGCGGCGTCATTGAACAGAAGCTGGACCCGAACGCCCTGAAGCCGCCGGTTCAGCCGCAGGCTCCGGGCGCGGCCGGCGCGCCGGCGACGGGCGGCCTGACCGCCCCGACTCCGCAGGTCAACCAGCCCGCCCTGGGCACGCTGCTGGAAGAGGCCGCCAAGCCGGCTCAGCCGGCGCAACCGGCCCAGCAGCCGGCCCCCAAGGGCCAGTAA
- the eno gene encoding phosphopyruvate hydratase: protein MTEIVDIIAREILDSRGNPTVEVDVILEDGSFGRAAVPSGASTGAHEAVEKRDGEADRYLGKGVEDAVEAVNGEIYDALAGVDAEDQRRVDSLLIELDGAKNKARLGANAILGVSLATAKAAAVAADLPLYKYIGGVSARVLPVPMMNIINGGAHADNPIDIQEFMILPTGAPTFREGLRMGAEIFHGLKKALKDAGHNTNVGDEGGFAPNIGSAEEALAFIVKAGESAGYRAGDDFVLGLDVAATEFFKNGRYVLEGEGKTVDPAGMVAYLEGLVSKFPIVTIEDGCSEDDFEGWSLLTAALGKKVQLVGDDLFVTNPERLSMGVEKGLANSILVKVNQIGTLSETLDAVDMAHRAGYTAVMSHRSGETEDSTIADLAVATNCGQIKTGSLARSDRTAKYNQLLRIEEQLDDQAIYLGRKAIKQL from the coding sequence ATGACCGAGATCGTCGACATCATCGCCCGCGAAATCCTCGACAGCCGGGGCAACCCGACGGTCGAAGTCGACGTGATCCTGGAAGACGGCTCCTTCGGCCGCGCCGCGGTGCCGTCGGGCGCCTCCACCGGCGCTCACGAAGCCGTCGAGAAGCGGGACGGCGAAGCGGACCGCTACCTCGGCAAGGGCGTCGAGGACGCCGTCGAGGCCGTCAACGGCGAGATCTACGACGCCCTGGCCGGCGTGGACGCCGAGGACCAGCGCCGCGTCGACAGCCTGCTGATCGAGCTGGACGGCGCCAAGAACAAGGCGCGCCTGGGCGCCAACGCCATCCTGGGCGTGTCGCTGGCCACGGCCAAGGCCGCCGCCGTGGCCGCCGACCTGCCGCTGTACAAGTACATCGGCGGCGTCTCGGCCCGCGTCCTGCCGGTGCCGATGATGAACATCATCAACGGCGGCGCCCACGCCGACAACCCGATCGACATCCAGGAGTTCATGATCCTGCCGACCGGCGCGCCGACCTTCCGCGAAGGCCTGCGCATGGGCGCCGAGATCTTCCACGGCCTGAAGAAGGCCCTGAAGGACGCCGGGCACAACACCAACGTCGGCGACGAAGGCGGCTTCGCCCCGAACATCGGCAGCGCCGAAGAAGCCCTGGCCTTCATCGTCAAGGCCGGCGAGAGCGCGGGCTACCGGGCCGGCGACGACTTCGTGCTGGGCCTGGACGTCGCCGCCACCGAGTTCTTCAAGAACGGCCGGTACGTGCTTGAAGGCGAAGGCAAGACGGTCGATCCGGCCGGCATGGTCGCCTACCTGGAAGGCCTCGTCTCCAAGTTCCCGATCGTGACCATCGAGGACGGCTGCTCCGAAGACGACTTCGAGGGCTGGAGCCTGCTGACCGCCGCCCTGGGCAAGAAGGTTCAGCTGGTCGGCGACGACCTGTTCGTCACCAACCCCGAGCGCCTGTCGATGGGCGTCGAGAAGGGCCTGGCCAACTCGATCCTGGTCAAGGTCAACCAGATCGGCACCCTGTCGGAGACCCTCGACGCCGTCGATATGGCCCACCGCGCCGGCTACACCGCCGTGATGAGCCACCGCTCGGGCGAGACCGAGGACAGCACCATCGCCGACCTGGCGGTCGCCACCAACTGCGGCCAGATCAAGACCGGCTCGCTGGCCCGCTCGGACCGCACGGCCAAGTACAACCAGCTCCTGCGCATCGAGGAGCAGCTCGACGACCAGGCCATCTACCTCGGCCGCAAGGCGATCAAGCAGCTCTAG
- a CDS encoding bifunctional 4-hydroxy-2-oxoglutarate aldolase/2-dehydro-3-deoxy-phosphogluconate aldolase, which produces MPHDRMTVLTAMMDQGVIPVFFHPDAEVCIQVIQACSNAGAKCIEFTNRSDFASHTFLEVARHFAKADPSVIMGVGSIVDAPTAGIYIANGAKFIVGPVLNADVAKVCNRRMIPYSPGCGSASEISQAQELGCEIVKLFPGESVGGPAFVKNVLGPMPWTRLMPTGGVEPEEASLREWFGAGIVACGMGSKLITNPQVAAGDWRGIEDRVRATVETIRRLRAA; this is translated from the coding sequence ATGCCGCACGACCGCATGACGGTGCTGACTGCAATGATGGATCAAGGGGTGATCCCGGTCTTTTTCCACCCTGACGCCGAGGTCTGCATCCAGGTGATTCAGGCCTGCTCGAACGCCGGCGCCAAATGCATCGAGTTCACCAACCGCAGCGACTTCGCCAGCCACACCTTCCTGGAGGTGGCGCGTCACTTCGCCAAGGCCGATCCGAGCGTGATCATGGGGGTGGGCAGCATCGTCGACGCGCCGACCGCGGGGATCTACATCGCCAATGGCGCGAAGTTCATCGTCGGTCCGGTCCTGAACGCGGATGTCGCCAAGGTCTGCAACCGGCGCATGATCCCCTACAGCCCGGGCTGCGGCTCGGCGTCGGAGATCAGCCAGGCCCAGGAGCTGGGCTGCGAGATCGTCAAGCTGTTCCCCGGCGAGAGCGTCGGCGGGCCGGCCTTCGTGAAGAACGTGCTGGGGCCGATGCCCTGGACCCGGCTGATGCCGACCGGCGGGGTCGAGCCCGAGGAGGCCAGCCTGCGCGAATGGTTCGGCGCCGGCATCGTCGCCTGCGGCATGGGCAGCAAGCTGATCACCAACCCGCAGGTCGCGGCCGGAGACTGGCGAGGCATCGAGGATCGCGTCCGCGCCACGGTCGAGACGATCCGCCGGCTGCGCGCCGCCTGA
- a CDS encoding VOC family protein, producing the protein MTRTTVRPFLMFEGRAREAMAFYVSVLPDAEILDTVLYGPEQGEHEGWVMFARFRVAGQEVICNDSTVKHAFTFTPALSLFVEVDDPAEVDRLVGLLGEGGEALMPVDHYGFSRRFGWVNDRFGVSWQVNCP; encoded by the coding sequence ATGACGAGGACGACCGTCCGACCGTTCCTGATGTTCGAGGGCCGGGCCCGCGAGGCCATGGCCTTCTATGTGTCGGTGCTGCCCGACGCCGAGATCCTCGACACCGTCCTCTACGGCCCCGAGCAGGGCGAGCACGAAGGCTGGGTGATGTTCGCCCGCTTCCGCGTCGCCGGCCAGGAGGTGATCTGCAACGACAGCACCGTGAAGCACGCCTTTACCTTCACGCCCGCGCTGTCGCTGTTCGTCGAGGTCGACGACCCGGCCGAGGTCGATCGCCTGGTCGGCCTGCTGGGCGAGGGCGGCGAAGCCCTGATGCCCGTCGACCACTATGGCTTCAGCCGCCGCTTCGGCTGGGTCAACGACCGTTTCGGCGTCTCCTGGCAGGTGAACTGCCCCTAG